One window from the genome of Rhodopirellula halodulae encodes:
- a CDS encoding PVC-type heme-binding CxxCH protein, with the protein MTSPTFWRSLLPSFLLAINLLLTTVGFAQNDLTDIPDPHPTAEASAMKLAPGAEVNLFAADPDIRKPIQMNFDRTGALWVASSKSYPQVKPGEIPNDQIVVLRDQDGDGVAESSTVFAEGLLIPTGVIPDGPHAAYVAASTELLHFKDTDHDGVADEWRIVLSGFGTEDTHHLVHTLRWGPDGCLYFNQSIYIHSHIDTPDGTKRLDGGGIWRYRPSTGQLEVVCKGFINPWGHVFNQNGESFVTDGAYFDGINYAFPDAVFVTSPGATRWLSGLNPGSPKHCGLEILSGTHIPSEWQGDLLTNDFRSHRVCRFSVRPNGADFVSRQQPELLTTEHVAFRPIDARMAPDGTILIADWYNPIIQHGEVDFRDPRRDTEHGRIWRVSFPDRELDPWPDFDSASTQELLGYLEDASLSVRQFSRQTLWERIEEPNFFQQVSDWVSSAEAEQLFSRTLETQWLHEAALMPISTGPSLRRLQAWKQDPTQVPENSRAWLRSQYRSAEQTAILNPGQRESVMAEAADLIRVAAAIPDPALTLETVVQCGQLNTPESAIWLHQILARELTSASSLESKPSLDFAMWQSIRNTAEHWQQGNSELDRVWKSSPDTLAWAVRAVSTSDAAKLLMERIQWENPVSDSADQTWVHAIGEVATAQQIGEALSRSLSGDTAQVPARMLALLDATAVRKNFQPTDANRTISDWLESQPSSTSNLTTLNWLARAAGQWRVQSAETALLKAIDDPKLSEAADRSSWIQSLASLESADAKQMLNRLARNGSTSDRIAAIQGMANARPGAAVALVVEALRSPDMTEVARGWLTQSLARPDLAKRYTEKISEIELASDNAREILRAVRSAGGNANLEQAIRDAGKLADATWKLTPELQSRILEKVHASGSASRGEMIYRRKELQCISCHAIGAGGGLVGPNLVSLGGSSQPDYVLESLLDPSARLKEGYSTRKILTEDGEVISGIAIGQSEESLRLRLADGTERDIEVDAILDDAPGRSLMPEGLLDDLTEAELVDLTTFLVALGRDPQYTVSTENLVRTYETLNYTAEANRRLNRTSVDTAASDDAAMTWRPLTSLVNGKLRIQELDQFKQHRQTPPTSFVRFGLEVVPENASQNETTVSIRLQRDDLPTDDPEPSSAANPAESALNRWSGLEAWVDGNPTPTWRLSELPLSRGRHQITLSINREAVSQPFSLVIEGDAQPATVD; encoded by the coding sequence ATGACAAGCCCCACCTTTTGGCGTTCCCTCCTGCCTTCGTTTCTGTTGGCCATCAACCTACTGCTAACCACGGTCGGTTTTGCCCAAAATGACCTGACGGACATCCCCGATCCCCATCCAACCGCCGAGGCGTCGGCAATGAAGTTGGCCCCCGGGGCCGAGGTCAATTTGTTCGCGGCGGATCCGGACATCCGTAAACCGATCCAAATGAACTTCGATCGAACGGGAGCGTTATGGGTCGCCAGCAGCAAGTCGTATCCACAGGTCAAACCGGGTGAGATCCCCAATGATCAGATCGTGGTCCTGCGGGATCAAGACGGCGATGGCGTCGCCGAATCCAGCACCGTTTTTGCGGAAGGATTGTTGATTCCCACTGGTGTGATTCCCGACGGCCCTCACGCAGCCTACGTGGCCGCCAGCACTGAATTGCTGCACTTCAAAGACACCGACCACGATGGTGTGGCCGACGAGTGGCGGATCGTGCTCAGCGGTTTTGGAACCGAAGACACCCACCATCTGGTGCACACGCTGCGTTGGGGTCCGGACGGTTGTTTGTACTTCAACCAATCCATCTACATTCACTCCCACATCGACACGCCGGATGGCACCAAGCGTTTGGACGGTGGCGGAATTTGGCGGTATCGACCCAGCACAGGACAGTTAGAAGTTGTCTGCAAAGGATTCATCAATCCTTGGGGACACGTTTTCAACCAAAATGGCGAATCGTTTGTCACCGACGGGGCTTACTTCGACGGGATCAACTATGCCTTTCCCGATGCCGTGTTCGTGACCTCCCCCGGTGCAACACGTTGGTTAAGCGGCCTGAACCCCGGGAGTCCCAAACACTGCGGTCTAGAGATTCTTTCGGGAACTCACATCCCATCCGAATGGCAAGGTGACTTGCTCACCAATGACTTCCGCAGCCATCGCGTCTGCCGGTTCAGCGTCCGCCCTAACGGAGCTGATTTTGTCAGCCGTCAACAACCCGAATTGCTGACCACGGAACACGTGGCGTTCCGTCCGATCGACGCTCGCATGGCACCTGATGGAACGATCTTGATCGCGGATTGGTACAACCCCATCATCCAACACGGCGAAGTGGACTTCCGTGATCCACGACGCGATACCGAACACGGGCGCATTTGGCGGGTGTCGTTTCCCGATCGTGAACTTGACCCGTGGCCTGACTTTGATTCGGCATCCACCCAGGAATTGCTCGGCTACTTAGAAGACGCTTCTTTGAGCGTTCGTCAATTTTCTCGCCAAACGCTCTGGGAACGAATCGAAGAACCCAATTTCTTTCAGCAAGTGAGCGACTGGGTCAGCAGCGCCGAGGCCGAGCAGTTGTTTTCAAGAACACTGGAGACTCAATGGCTTCACGAAGCCGCATTGATGCCGATCTCGACCGGACCCTCCTTGCGGCGTCTTCAGGCCTGGAAGCAGGATCCAACCCAGGTCCCCGAAAATTCACGTGCTTGGTTGCGGAGCCAGTATCGATCGGCCGAGCAAACCGCGATTCTAAATCCGGGGCAGCGTGAGAGCGTGATGGCCGAAGCCGCCGACTTGATTCGTGTCGCGGCGGCGATCCCCGATCCCGCTCTCACTTTGGAAACGGTGGTGCAATGCGGCCAACTCAACACGCCTGAATCCGCCATTTGGCTGCATCAGATTTTGGCACGAGAACTGACATCGGCTTCGTCGCTTGAATCCAAACCATCACTTGATTTTGCGATGTGGCAATCGATTCGAAACACGGCGGAGCATTGGCAACAAGGGAACAGTGAACTCGATCGGGTTTGGAAATCATCGCCAGACACGTTGGCCTGGGCGGTCCGTGCTGTCTCCACATCGGATGCTGCGAAGCTTTTGATGGAACGGATTCAGTGGGAGAACCCGGTCTCCGATTCCGCCGATCAAACTTGGGTGCACGCCATCGGCGAAGTCGCCACCGCACAACAGATCGGCGAGGCACTGAGTCGTTCATTGAGTGGCGACACCGCTCAGGTGCCCGCTCGTATGTTGGCTCTGCTGGATGCCACGGCGGTTCGAAAGAACTTTCAACCGACGGACGCAAATCGGACGATCTCCGACTGGCTGGAGTCTCAACCTTCTTCAACATCGAACTTGACGACACTCAATTGGCTCGCACGTGCGGCGGGCCAGTGGCGAGTGCAATCAGCAGAGACGGCTTTGCTCAAGGCCATCGATGATCCAAAGCTTTCCGAAGCCGCGGATCGTTCGAGCTGGATCCAGTCCCTTGCTTCTTTGGAGTCGGCCGACGCAAAACAGATGCTCAATCGGTTGGCGCGTAACGGGTCGACTTCTGATCGAATCGCTGCCATCCAAGGAATGGCCAACGCTCGTCCCGGTGCCGCGGTCGCTTTGGTGGTCGAGGCACTTCGCTCGCCCGACATGACCGAGGTGGCTCGTGGTTGGCTGACGCAATCGTTGGCACGTCCCGATTTGGCCAAACGTTACACCGAGAAAATAAGCGAGATTGAGCTGGCATCCGACAACGCTCGCGAAATCCTTCGGGCGGTTCGATCCGCGGGCGGGAACGCGAATTTAGAACAAGCCATTCGCGATGCGGGCAAACTTGCTGACGCGACGTGGAAGCTGACTCCCGAATTGCAGTCTCGCATCCTGGAAAAGGTCCACGCTTCTGGCTCGGCTTCTCGCGGCGAAATGATCTATCGGCGAAAAGAGCTTCAGTGCATTTCCTGTCACGCGATCGGTGCCGGCGGTGGCTTGGTGGGTCCCAACCTGGTCTCGCTCGGCGGAAGTTCTCAACCGGACTATGTGCTGGAGTCACTGCTCGATCCAAGTGCACGTTTGAAGGAAGGCTACTCGACCCGCAAAATCCTGACAGAAGACGGCGAGGTCATCAGCGGCATTGCAATTGGACAGAGTGAGGAGTCACTGCGTTTGCGGTTGGCCGACGGCACCGAACGAGACATTGAGGTCGATGCGATTTTGGATGACGCTCCGGGTCGGTCGCTGATGCCGGAAGGTTTGCTCGACGATCTGACCGAAGCCGAATTGGTGGACTTGACCACGTTCTTGGTTGCGTTGGGTCGGGATCCGCAGTACACGGTTTCGACGGAAAACCTGGTGCGAACCTATGAAACGCTGAACTACACCGCGGAAGCCAATCGTCGACTGAATCGAACCAGCGTCGATACGGCGGCCAGCGATGACGCGGCGATGACGTGGCGACCGCTGACTTCGTTGGTCAACGGCAAACTGCGGATCCAGGAATTGGATCAGTTCAAACAACACCGTCAAACGCCTCCCACCAGCTTCGTCCGATTTGGACTGGAGGTCGTTCCAGAAAACGCTTCCCAAAACGAAACCACGGTTTCGATCCGGCTGCAACGAGACGATTTGCCGACCGATGATCCGGAGCCCAGTTCGGCAGCCAACCCCGCTGAATCGGCCTTGAATCGTTGGTCCGGTTTGGAAGCCTGGGTGGATGGAAATCCCACGCCAACCTGGCGTTTGAGTGAACTCCCCTTGTCTCGCGGGCGGCATCAAATCACGTTGTCGATCAATCGCGAAGCGGTGTCCCAACCATTTTCGCTCGTGATCGAAGGCGACGCCCAACCGGCAACAGTTGATTGA
- the rlmN gene encoding 23S rRNA (adenine(2503)-C(2))-methyltransferase RlmN — protein sequence MPAVDRKTCLFDPDAMESLRREHRLDPQAIRQLRNDLLKKFESDSSVLAKFPAADSVSLHVLELYQRMDSELDGATKLLFETRSGMLIESVILRIATGRTTLCVSSQVGCAAACDFCATGKMGIARNLETSEILDQIVQAGQLLQQEGRRLSNIVFMGMGEPLHNESNVTRAIELLTASDHFARSPSTLLVSTVGVPAGMLRLAKRFPKLNLALSLHSANQAVREKIIPLGKKASLEELHSTISQIQSIQDREFMIEYLMLDQLNDSTDDVRRLIDWIGDLRVHINLIPYNTIDASPHLKATPKQRIESFASELKEAGFKTTVRYSLGSDIEAACGQLIRQENRLRAMADRAVQINIR from the coding sequence ATGCCCGCCGTTGACCGCAAAACCTGTTTGTTCGATCCCGATGCGATGGAGTCGCTGCGTCGCGAACATCGATTGGATCCGCAGGCGATCCGTCAATTGCGAAACGACCTGCTGAAGAAGTTCGAATCAGACAGCTCGGTCTTGGCAAAATTTCCCGCGGCCGACTCGGTTTCATTGCACGTGTTGGAACTGTATCAGCGGATGGATTCTGAGCTGGACGGCGCGACGAAGCTGTTGTTCGAAACCCGATCGGGAATGCTGATTGAGTCGGTGATTCTACGAATCGCGACGGGGCGAACGACGTTGTGCGTTTCCAGTCAAGTTGGCTGCGCCGCGGCGTGTGACTTTTGTGCCACCGGGAAGATGGGCATCGCTCGGAATCTGGAAACATCCGAGATCCTTGACCAGATCGTTCAGGCGGGGCAGTTGCTTCAGCAAGAAGGCCGCCGGTTGAGCAACATCGTGTTCATGGGCATGGGGGAGCCTTTGCACAACGAGTCCAACGTGACCCGAGCGATCGAATTGCTCACCGCAAGCGATCACTTCGCTCGTTCGCCCAGCACCCTGCTTGTCTCCACCGTGGGTGTCCCTGCCGGAATGTTGCGTTTGGCGAAGCGGTTTCCAAAGTTGAATTTGGCTCTCAGTCTGCACTCGGCCAACCAAGCCGTCCGCGAGAAAATCATTCCGCTAGGAAAAAAAGCCTCTCTGGAAGAACTGCACTCGACGATCTCGCAGATCCAGTCAATTCAAGATCGTGAATTCATGATTGAGTACCTGATGTTGGATCAGCTGAATGACTCAACCGATGACGTTCGGAGGTTGATTGATTGGATTGGTGACCTCCGCGTCCACATCAATCTGATCCCGTACAACACCATCGACGCATCGCCTCATTTGAAGGCCACGCCGAAACAACGCATCGAATCCTTCGCAAGCGAGTTGAAAGAAGCTGGTTTCAAAACCACCGTGCGATATTCTCTTGGCAGCGATATCGAAGCCGCCTGCGGCCAACTCATCCGCCAAGAAAACCGACTACGAGCGATGGCAGACCGTGCGGTCCAAATCAATATTCGGTGA
- a CDS encoding GxxExxY protein, translating into MAENEISKRIVSAAIEVHRSLGGPGLLESVYEEALAYELTQTGSDVRRQAPSPIRYKDVTLATPLKIDLLVDGLVIVECKAVNQYNPIIATQLLTYHRLKNLRLGLVINFGERLVKDGIHRVVNNL; encoded by the coding sequence ATGGCCGAAAACGAAATCAGCAAGAGGATCGTTTCCGCTGCGATTGAAGTGCATCGGAGCTTGGGAGGTCCAGGCTTGCTCGAATCCGTTTACGAGGAAGCTCTCGCTTACGAATTGACTCAGACTGGCTCTGACGTGCGTCGGCAAGCCCCTTCACCGATTCGTTACAAGGATGTCACGCTGGCGACTCCCTTGAAGATCGACTTGCTCGTCGATGGTCTTGTAATTGTCGAATGCAAAGCCGTCAACCAATACAACCCAATCATCGCGACTCAGCTTCTGACGTACCACCGACTAAAAAACCTCAGGCTCGGGCTGGTGATTAACTTTGGCGAAAGGCTGGTCAAAGACGGAATCCATCGTGTTGTAAATAACCTTTGA
- a CDS encoding SMC-Scp complex subunit ScpB, whose protein sequence is MKEPGPSPSDSSDELDPADLSDELDDDEEGFSLEQLGAAYARVAAMSESGDDAPTDLDPAELLKADASEPSETTESDSDAEEDPDSDEALAVAAQNSAETEAEHAATPEAIVEAALFVGHPENLPLTPPRLASIMRGFSPEEVVEIIDQLNASYRAERQGIRIVEQDGGYRMVLAPEVENVRAAFSGKIRETRLNQAAVEVLSLVAYQPGITSARVTDLRGRDSGSLLNQMVRRRLVEVKREPDEDTKKLVSRFYPAERLLVLLGLETIDDLPHVEEANL, encoded by the coding sequence ATGAAAGAACCGGGCCCGTCTCCATCCGATTCGTCTGATGAACTCGATCCAGCCGATCTTTCTGACGAACTGGACGACGACGAAGAAGGCTTTTCGCTGGAACAACTCGGTGCCGCCTACGCCCGCGTTGCCGCGATGTCCGAAAGCGGCGATGACGCGCCGACCGATCTGGATCCAGCCGAATTATTGAAAGCCGATGCCAGCGAGCCATCGGAGACAACGGAGTCTGACTCTGATGCGGAAGAAGATCCCGACAGCGACGAAGCGTTGGCGGTCGCGGCACAAAATTCCGCCGAAACCGAAGCCGAGCACGCGGCCACCCCCGAAGCCATCGTGGAAGCCGCCTTGTTCGTTGGGCATCCTGAGAACCTTCCGCTGACACCACCTCGTTTGGCATCAATCATGCGTGGCTTCTCGCCCGAAGAAGTCGTCGAGATCATCGATCAGCTCAACGCGTCCTACCGCGCCGAGCGACAAGGCATTCGCATCGTCGAACAAGACGGCGGCTACCGCATGGTGTTGGCCCCCGAAGTAGAAAACGTTCGGGCCGCGTTCTCCGGAAAAATTCGCGAAACGCGATTGAACCAAGCCGCGGTCGAAGTTCTGTCACTGGTCGCTTACCAACCTGGAATCACCTCCGCCCGCGTCACCGACCTACGCGGTCGCGACAGTGGTTCGCTGCTCAACCAAATGGTTCGCCGCCGATTGGTCGAAGTCAAACGCGAACCCGATGAAGACACCAAAAAACTGGTCTCCCGTTTCTATCCCGCCGAACGCCTCCTCGTCCTACTCGGCCTCGAAACCATCGACGACCTACCCCACGTCGAAGAAGCCAATTTGTGA
- a CDS encoding sigma-70 family RNA polymerase sigma factor, giving the protein MTSPESSFPPDPPHNESGGESSPHPPATDPSQAEEIARYEPYLRMLARMQMRASYKAKLGASDIVQQTMLQAVAAVDQYRGNTEAEWRAWLRQILVRQMCHLDRDLHRDKRDIRREQSMEQRVAKSSMRLEGLLAGDVGTPSQHAMAGESLVSLAEAIESLPDAQRDAIAMHYLEGLKLSEVAERLGKTTGSVAGLLHRGMKQLRQNFHE; this is encoded by the coding sequence ATGACGTCCCCCGAATCTTCCTTTCCGCCGGACCCGCCCCACAACGAATCGGGCGGTGAATCCTCGCCCCATCCGCCCGCGACCGATCCGTCTCAAGCCGAAGAAATCGCTCGCTACGAACCGTACTTGCGGATGCTGGCCCGAATGCAAATGCGAGCGAGCTACAAAGCCAAGTTGGGGGCATCGGACATTGTTCAGCAAACCATGCTGCAGGCCGTCGCCGCGGTCGATCAATATCGCGGCAACACGGAAGCGGAATGGCGAGCTTGGCTGAGACAAATTTTGGTCCGGCAAATGTGCCATCTCGATCGCGATCTGCACCGCGACAAACGCGACATCCGACGTGAACAATCGATGGAGCAGCGTGTCGCGAAATCGTCGATGCGTTTGGAAGGTTTACTCGCCGGCGATGTGGGCACGCCCAGTCAACACGCGATGGCGGGCGAATCGTTGGTCTCGCTCGCGGAAGCCATTGAATCCTTGCCGGACGCTCAACGGGATGCCATTGCCATGCACTACCTCGAAGGACTCAAATTGTCTGAGGTTGCCGAACGGCTTGGCAAGACAACGGGTTCCGTCGCCGGGTTGCTGCACCGCGGAATGAAACAACTGCGTCAGAATTTTCATGAGTGA
- the ruvB gene encoding Holliday junction branch migration DNA helicase RuvB — protein MAREAIYQQSDPDPGGGNPPDDQDPKMTSDGGAEDPRGGSDPDAKLRPQRMAEMVGQQDVIERLRIAIDAAQVRGEPLGHILFDGPPGLGKTTFATVIPTEMNTTVQMANGAGLKAPRDLLPYLTNVSKGSVLFIDEIHRVPRAIEEYLYTAMEDFRIDIVLGEGVNARTLNLSLEPFTLIGATTRAGMLTAPLRDRFQIREHLGWYTRKELGEIVQRNSKKLNIEVDPDSAGVIADRSRSTPRLANNRLLWVRDYAQSKANGNVDAKICADALDMIGIDALGLDKQDRNYLDTLIRVFLGGPAGLDAIAHTMNVSSDTLEDEVEPFLLRSELLVRTRRGRLATPKAFEHMNREMPDRPL, from the coding sequence ATGGCTCGCGAAGCAATTTACCAACAATCTGACCCTGATCCGGGTGGTGGGAATCCGCCGGACGACCAGGATCCCAAGATGACTTCCGATGGCGGAGCCGAGGATCCACGCGGTGGATCTGATCCCGATGCCAAATTGCGGCCCCAACGGATGGCTGAAATGGTGGGGCAGCAAGACGTGATCGAACGGTTGCGGATTGCCATCGACGCGGCTCAGGTTCGCGGTGAACCCCTGGGGCATATCTTGTTCGATGGGCCGCCGGGATTGGGGAAGACGACTTTCGCAACCGTGATTCCGACGGAGATGAACACGACGGTTCAGATGGCCAACGGTGCGGGGCTCAAGGCACCACGCGACCTCTTGCCCTATCTGACCAATGTGTCGAAGGGTTCGGTGCTGTTTATCGACGAGATCCACCGAGTGCCTCGTGCGATCGAGGAGTACCTCTACACGGCGATGGAAGATTTTCGAATTGACATTGTGTTGGGCGAAGGCGTCAACGCCAGAACGTTGAACCTCAGTTTGGAACCCTTCACGTTGATCGGTGCGACGACGCGAGCCGGGATGTTGACGGCACCGCTGCGTGATCGATTCCAAATTCGCGAACACCTGGGTTGGTACACACGCAAGGAACTCGGCGAAATTGTCCAACGCAATTCGAAGAAGTTGAACATTGAGGTTGATCCTGATTCAGCCGGCGTGATTGCCGATCGAAGTCGCAGCACGCCGCGTCTGGCAAACAATCGTCTGCTTTGGGTGCGGGACTACGCCCAGAGCAAAGCCAACGGGAACGTCGACGCGAAAATTTGTGCGGATGCGTTGGACATGATTGGGATCGATGCGTTGGGATTGGACAAACAAGATCGCAATTATTTGGACACATTGATTCGCGTTTTCTTAGGCGGTCCGGCCGGACTGGATGCAATCGCTCACACGATGAACGTCAGTTCCGACACCTTGGAAGACGAAGTCGAGCCGTTTCTGTTGCGAAGCGAGTTGCTGGTGCGGACGCGACGTGGGCGTTTGGCGACTCCCAAGGCATTCGAACACATGAATCGCGAAATGCCGGATCGACCGTTGTGA
- a CDS encoding PH domain-containing protein codes for MNDPDEKILWEAEFNPKVKTYWLISAVLTSFLTIVLIPFLPLIIPIAWLIADKYLASHRCTLTERTLKVGRGILVRQEKTVPLDRITDLGLVQGPIMRALELEAVSVETAGQSGPGSLVRLTGIREGRAFRDAVLKQRDLVSGSETRRGESPVATPPSLDANSHETLVEIRDILRRMEERSQTL; via the coding sequence ATGAACGATCCGGATGAGAAGATTCTCTGGGAAGCGGAATTCAATCCCAAGGTGAAGACTTATTGGTTGATCAGTGCCGTGCTGACCAGCTTTCTGACGATCGTTTTGATTCCGTTTTTGCCGTTGATCATTCCGATCGCTTGGCTGATCGCGGACAAGTATCTGGCCAGTCATCGCTGCACGTTGACCGAACGCACGTTGAAGGTTGGCCGTGGCATTTTGGTTCGGCAGGAAAAGACCGTTCCGCTGGATCGCATCACGGATTTGGGGTTGGTTCAAGGCCCCATCATGCGTGCGTTGGAATTGGAAGCCGTCAGCGTGGAGACTGCCGGGCAATCCGGTCCCGGTTCGTTGGTTCGATTGACGGGCATTCGAGAGGGGCGAGCCTTCCGAGACGCCGTGTTGAAACAGCGAGATTTAGTCTCGGGTTCAGAAACTCGCCGCGGGGAAAGTCCTGTTGCCACGCCGCCGAGTCTGGATGCCAACTCGCATGAAACACTGGTCGAAATCCGCGACATACTCCGCCGGATGGAAGAGCGTTCGCAGACGTTGTGA
- a CDS encoding sulfatase-like hydrolase/transferase, translating into MPSCPVFEKRPATMFHRFNSAIRSANHSRVVLASLPIPLAMLSILAVTIFAIPASAEPVRPNVVMLLADDLGYRDVGCYGGPVQTPTIDSLAAGGTRFEQFYSGCAVCSPSRATLLTGRHHIRTGVYSWIHDESQNSHLRLRETTLAEVLQDAGYATAHIGKWHLGLPTKQRDKPTPDQHGFDYWFATWNNAEPSHRNPNNFIRNGTPVGELQGYSCQLVADEAIGWMKRHHDSQASQLFFLNVWFHEPHAPIAAPDNIVQKYGKTQDKGAVYSGTIDNTDSAIARLLKQLDELNVADNTLIIYASDNGSYRSDRVGNLRGRKGVNWDGGIRVPGIFHWPGHIPADVVLNEPAGLVDVLPTVCGLLGLKRPNVHLDGSDLSPLLTRTETEFNRHQPLFWHLQRSRPIVAMRDGDYSLVGFRDYELSNNNLFQEKWIPTIKSGGYKNFELYNLREDPGQTNNLAEQHPDRVAKMRQQLLDINASIMNDAMDWHVHGPEVP; encoded by the coding sequence ATGCCCTCCTGCCCCGTTTTTGAAAAGCGTCCCGCCACCATGTTCCACCGTTTTAACTCTGCCATCCGTTCCGCGAACCATTCGCGAGTCGTCTTGGCGTCCTTGCCGATTCCACTGGCGATGTTGTCCATCCTCGCCGTCACAATTTTCGCGATTCCGGCATCTGCGGAACCGGTTCGGCCCAACGTGGTGATGCTGCTGGCGGACGATCTGGGATATCGCGATGTGGGTTGCTACGGCGGTCCGGTGCAAACGCCCACGATCGACTCCTTGGCAGCCGGTGGGACCCGATTTGAACAGTTTTATTCCGGTTGCGCCGTGTGCTCTCCATCGAGGGCAACATTGCTGACCGGACGCCATCACATCCGCACGGGAGTCTACAGCTGGATCCATGACGAGTCACAGAACTCTCACTTGCGTTTGCGAGAGACCACCTTGGCCGAAGTGCTCCAGGACGCTGGCTATGCCACAGCTCACATCGGAAAGTGGCACCTCGGACTGCCGACAAAGCAACGAGACAAACCCACGCCGGATCAACATGGTTTTGACTACTGGTTCGCCACCTGGAACAACGCGGAACCCAGCCATCGCAATCCCAACAACTTCATCCGCAACGGAACTCCCGTCGGGGAATTGCAAGGCTACTCCTGCCAACTGGTCGCCGACGAGGCCATCGGATGGATGAAACGACATCATGACAGCCAAGCCTCGCAGCTTTTCTTTCTGAACGTTTGGTTTCACGAACCCCACGCACCGATCGCGGCCCCCGACAACATCGTTCAAAAATACGGCAAGACACAAGACAAAGGTGCGGTCTACTCCGGCACCATCGACAACACCGATTCCGCGATTGCCCGTTTGCTGAAGCAGCTCGATGAGCTAAACGTCGCGGACAACACGTTGATCATCTACGCCTCGGACAACGGTAGTTATCGGAGCGACCGAGTCGGCAATTTGCGAGGCCGCAAAGGTGTGAACTGGGACGGCGGAATCCGAGTGCCCGGGATCTTCCACTGGCCCGGCCATATTCCCGCCGATGTCGTTTTGAACGAACCCGCCGGCCTGGTCGACGTGCTCCCGACCGTCTGCGGTTTACTCGGTCTCAAACGCCCCAACGTTCACTTGGACGGCAGCGATCTTTCACCATTGCTGACTCGAACTGAAACCGAATTCAATCGCCATCAACCTCTGTTCTGGCACCTGCAACGATCACGCCCCATCGTTGCCATGCGCGACGGAGATTATTCGTTGGTTGGTTTTCGTGACTACGAGTTATCCAACAACAACCTGTTCCAGGAAAAATGGATCCCAACCATCAAGTCTGGCGGCTACAAGAACTTCGAACTTTACAATTTGCGAGAGGATCCGGGCCAGACGAACAATCTCGCCGAGCAGCATCCCGACCGAGTGGCGAAGATGAGACAGCAACTGCTGGACATCAACGCCAGCATCATGAACGACGCGATGGATTGGCACGTCCATGGTCCAGAGGTGCCTTGA